A single window of Aspergillus flavus chromosome 4, complete sequence DNA harbors:
- a CDS encoding putative L-lactate dehydrogenase, giving the protein MAPMDMSRENSPQPQEENSSGLVTVPMRNLYELTRLKNLRVNAGWRPNSSLIQDDFISQGVVTLAEAEYLFDRFMRINNRLLWDGILPFHHTLDSVRRASTLLAAVVLTIGALHTPGKTEAFHQSYDVFVSLVCGSSLSRNHSVDDVRALCIGAFYLANLSWKLSGQATRIAAEIGLHQSYQKLIQGDNTQRDRVCLWYATYVCDHQFSIAHGRPPAAVDDESIRNIERFMHTTEVHPGDARLAAQVALFAILTEAYVAFGNELDRPLEDKDFDKLWVSNVAIDQWRLHWQPRSKDCAALGSYPSKALVLYYHFARFQLNSLALRGINPSGLTSNPELTSKSPLSLAHREAANAAIAAATSTLTLILEDDDLRRAFPGVPIFTYTMVAFCATFLLKMAATWGKTSTQFGLATVSSKPPLESILNTYDFEKVASQELSRKTWAFYSSAATDMITRDANKSMYDRILLRPRVLRNVNKVNTQTTILGCETGLPLFVSPAAMAKMVHPDGELAIARGCAKYGVGQCISTNASYTVSDITACAPGHPFFFQLYINRDRAASEQLLRRVEKSGIKAVFLTVDAPVAGKREADERVGADASEIIYTAPMTGAQGVGDAKGSALGRTMGRYIDASFTWEDLKWLRRSTSLPIVLKGIQTAEDALMATEHGVDGIVVSNHGGRSVDTSTSSIAVLMEIRQCCPQVFEHLEVFVDGGIRRGTDIFKAICLGAKAVGMGRQFLYSLTYGQEGVERLIEIMKDELETTMKLLGITDLSQAHPGLLNTLDVDHLIPKRLGESYSGPVVKARL; this is encoded by the exons ATGGCTCCAATGGACATGTCAAGAGAAAATTCCCCTCAGCCGCAAGAAGAAAATTCATCAGGTCTCGTTACGGTGCCTATGCGCAATCTGTACGAACTTACTAGGCTGAAAAACCTGCGCGTTAATGCAGGATGGAGGCCGAATTCTTCCTTGATTCAGGATGACTTCATCTCTCAAGGGGTGGTTACACTTGCAGAGGCTGAGTACCTCTTCGATCGCTTCATGCGTATCAACAATAGGCTATTATGGGATGGTATACTACCGTTTCATCACACGTTGGATTCTGTTCGACGTGCTTCAACGCTGTTGGCAGCCGTCGTTCTCACCATCGGTGCCTTGCATACTCCAGGGAAGACCGAAGCATTTCACCAGAGCTATGACGTGTTTGTCTCACTCGTCTGCGGCTCGTCGCTGTCTCGTAATCATAGTGTCGATGATGTTCGGGCGCTTTGCATTGGCGCATTTTATCTCGCAAATCTCAGCTGGAAGCTTTCAGGACAGGCCACGCGTATTGCGGCCGAGATTGGGTTACACCAATCGTATCAAAAGTTGATACAGGGCGATAATACACAGCGCGACCGTGTCTGTCTCTGGTATGCAACGTATGTCTGCGATCATCAGTTCAGTATCGCCCATGGCCGTCCGCCGGCGGCGGTTGATGATGAATCAATCCGAAATATCGAGCGATTCATGCATACGACAGAGGTACACCCTGGCGATGCGAGATTGGCCGCACAGGTCGCACTATTCGCCATTTTAACAGAGGCCTACGTAGCTTTTGGGAATGAACTAGACCGACCGTTAGAAGACAAAGACTTCGATAAGCTATGGGTTTCTAACGTAGCAATTGATCAGTGGAGACTACATTGGCAACCTCGCTCAAAGGACTGTGCTGCCTTGGGATCCTATCCGTCAAAAGCCTTGGTACTGTACTATCACTTTGCCCGCTTCCAGTTGAATTCTCTTGCTTTGCGTGGTATTAACCCCTCTGGCTTGACATCTAATCCTGAACTTACCTCTAAGAGTCCTCTATCACTGGCGCATCGTGAAGCTGCCAATGCAGCTATTGCGGCGGCTACAAGTACACTCACCCTGATATTagaggatgatgaccttCGTCGTGCCTTTCCTGGTGTCCCCATCTTTACTTATACCATGGTTGCGTTCTGCGCAACGTTTCTTTTGAAAATGGCTGCCACATGGGGTAAGACCTCGACGCAATTCGGTCTGGCT ACAGTCTCTTCGAAACCACCACTTGAATCAATCCTCAACACCTACGACTTCGAAAAAGTCGCCTCCCAAGAACTAAGCCGTAAGACGTGGGCATTTTATTCATCCGCAGCTACGGACATGATCACACGAGATGCCAACAAATCCATGTATGATCGTATCCTGCTCCGGCCGAGAGTCCTCCGGAATGTCAATAAAGTCAACACCCAGACCACTATTCTCGGATGCGAGACCGGTCTACCCTTGTTTGTCAGTCCCGCAGCCATGGCGAAAATGGTGCATCCGGACGGCGAACTGGCGATCGCAAGGGGTTGTGCCAAATATGGCGTTGGCCAATGT ATATCTACGAATGCATCATACACAGTGTCTGATATCACGGCCTGCGCGCCTGGTcatcccttctttttccagctatatataaatcgGGACCGTGCTGCATCGGAGCAGCTTCTCCGGCGCGTTGAAAAAAGTGGGATTAAGGCTGTTTTTCTCACGGTCGATGCGCCGGTTGCAGGGAAACGGGAAGCAGATGAGCGTGTCGGGGCTGACGCCTCAGagattatatatacagcACCTATGACCGGGGCACAAGGTGTTGGTGATGCAAAAGGCAGTGCGCTAGGCAGAACGATGGGAAGATATATTGATGCTAGCTTCACGTGGGAGGATTTGAAGTGGCTTCGACGGTCGACATCTCTGCCTATTGTGTTGAAGGGCATTCAGACGGCCGAGGATGCCTTGATGGCAACGGAACACGGAGTCGATGGGATTGTTGTGAGCAACCACGGCGGAAGAAGCGTAGACAC GTCGACATCATCGATAGCGGTATTGATGGAAATCCGTCAATGCTGTCCCCAAGTATTTGAGCATCTCGAAGTCTTCGTCGATGGTGGGATCCGTCGCGGGACCGATATTTTCAAAGCTATCTGCTTAGGAGCTAAAGCCGTAGGAATGGGAAGGCAGTTCTTGTACAGCCTGACATATGGACAAGAAGGCGTGGAGCGCTTAATTGAGA TCATGAAAGACGAACTGGAGACCACGATGAAGCTATTGGGCATTACAGACCTCTCGCAGGCACACCCTGGACTCCTTAACACTCTAGATGTGGATCATTTGATCCCAAAGAGACTTGGGGAATCGTACAGCGGGCCGGTAGTCAAGGCAAGACTGTGA